The Coregonus clupeaformis isolate EN_2021a chromosome 26, ASM2061545v1, whole genome shotgun sequence genome window below encodes:
- the LOC121540166 gene encoding protein furry homolog-like isoform X2: MEFLRSLVPAAISGDGGALESGGGLPRETGPRLLRIKRLGLLAMGQTIEEDQEGLVSTSTTRPVRSNRTNHIKASAPVNSVSRRRTPSVAPLSWEKRNAAAMSSITIDPELKPGEFVIKSLFAEFAVLAEKKIEVVMAEPLEKPLSRSLQRGEDAQFDQLISSMSSVAEHCLPSLLRTLFDWYRRQSGTEDESYEYRPRSSTKSKGDEQHRDKDFLLERRDLAIDFIFCLVSVEVLKQIPLHPVPDSLVHEVLNLAFKHFKHKEGYPGPNTGNVHIIADLYAEVIGVLTQSKFQAVRKKFITELKELRQKEQSPYVVQSIISLIMGMKFFRVKMYPVEDFEASFQFMQECAQYFLEVKDKDIKHALAGLFVEILIPVAAAVKNEVNVPCLKNFVEILYQTTFDLSSRKKHSLALYPLVTCLLCVSQKQFFLNNWHIFLTNCLSHLKMPSNNSIRKQIETLQNKDPKMSRVALESLYRLLWVYIIRIKCESNTVTQSRLLSIVSALFPKGSRSVVPRDTPLNIFVKIIQFIAQERLDFAMKEIIYDLLCVGKSHKTFTINPERMNIGLRAFLVIADSLQQKDGEPPMPTTGVIMPSGNTLRVKKIFLATTLTDEEAKVIGMSLYYPAVRKALDNILRHLDKEVGRSMSMTNVQMSNKEPEDMITGERKPKIDLFRTCVAAIPRLIPDGMSRQDLIELLAKLTIHMDEELRGLAFTTLQALMVDFPEWREDVLSGFVYFIVREVTDVHPTLLDNAVKMLLQLISQWRQAVQTSNKTHEAQGPGSKPSLPFERSPLWGVLHVVEGLALVVLCSCRPATRRLAVNVLKEVRALHTALGITKGDEELAIDVMDRLSASVLESFIHLTGADQTNLLYCPSGIDLQTLAEWSSSPISHQFDVVSPSHIWVFAHVTQGQDPWVISLSSYLRQEHLPKHCPTALNYAWMFAYTRLQLLSPQVDINSPINAKKLNSLSSSSDSYVGLWRNYLILCCSSATSSPNSSSSTSGSVRCSPPETLASTPDSGYSYDSKIIGTPSPSSLFKHVVPMMRSESMDITESLVLGLGRTNPVAFRELIEELNPIIKEALERRPENMKRRRRRDILRVQLVRIFELLADAGVISQTASGGLDGESHSLNSTLLEYVDLTRQLLEAENDKDSDTLKDIRCHFSALVANIIQNVPVHQRRTIFPQQSLRHSLFMLFSHWAGPFSIMFTPLDRYSDRNMQINRHQYCALKAMSAVLCCGPVADNVGLSSDGYLYKWLDNILDSQDRKVHQLGCEAVMLLLELNPDQSNLMFWAVDRCYTGSRRVAAGCFRAIANVFHNRDYQFDTVVLLNLILFKAADSSRDIYEVAMQLLQILEPKLFRYAHKLEIQRTDGILTPPSPLPHLYSVSYYHLSEELARTYPELTMPIFSEVSQRIQTAHPGGRQVMLHYLLPWMNNVELVEFKPSPRRQETPVCEDEEDAHERDMMMVNSRRWLRGEGWGSPHATTMVLNNLMFMTAKYGDEFAWSEIENVWTTLADSWPKNLKIILHFLISMSGVNSEPSLLPYVKRVVVYLGRDKTMQLLEELMCELDLTDPVSSAVTHMDNPPYYRITSSYKIPSVTSAGTTSSSNTMVPGTDGHHDSSKNKDPNMDDSYTHLDIYSGLNSNLNRQHHRLESRYSSSSGGSYEEEKGDSMPLYANWRLKVMDHNRPEPLPFPPTGGCWSPLVDYLPETNTPGVPLHRCNIAVILLTDLIVDHGVKVEWSAYLHLLLHSIFIGLDHQHPEVYEHCKRLLLHLLVVQGTNSSVQSLASVLLRNREYNDPKVLTVKPPPHEFNLTGLCDFVPDYQPSPMTDSGLSSISTSSSISLGAGGVPLPHLTPTLINEVDVTTEQYEKVKALIEFVTARKRGPLWNHEDVSPKNPNIKSADQLSVFLRHVVTVFKQSQSGFQLEQLLSEVALQTALSCSSRHYAGRSFQIFRALKQPLTAATLSDVLSRLVETVGDPGEEAQGFVIELLLTLESGIDTLADTVKNYDLLTALAQASAHEHLLGAKFAANRKSTGQLNLSSGGLFHHGHYPHSHTRSNSLRASLMGERKGDRRRSNTLDIADRLAGSHGNLARTQSLSSLREGGGGGPGEEAIPPVDPSNLMATVFWIAASLLESDYEFEYLLALRLLNKLLGQLPLENADSRERLERVQAKLKWYSFPGLLQLFLKGFTSASTQELTIHLLSKLISVSRHTLVDPSQVAGKRAGFPLNILCLLPHLIQHFDSPTPFCKETADKIAKVCAEEKSATLSNLAHMMSLYSTHSYSRDCTNWINVVCRYLHDAFAEITFNLVTYLAELLEKGLPSMQQSLLQIIYSLLSHIDLSAAPVKQFNLEIMKIIGKYVQSPYWKEAQNILKLVVSRSASLVVPDEVQRSYSTESSGSPEIAFTRIFNNSSKELPGKTLDFHFDISETPIIGQKYGDQRTAAGRNGKPQVIAVTRSTSSTSSGSNSNGLVPVSWKRPQLSQRRTREKLMNVLSLCGPESGVPKNPSVRHLACQTVVFSSNEDLDSGDQQTSLIPTVEEVVREEDMQGEDAGSEQQFGVFKDFDFLDVELEDAEELQGESMDNFNWGVRRRSLDSMDKGEGDGDTPSLQECQYTGSTPSLNLTNQEDTDESSEEEVLSASQILTRSGLMNSDSATDDATSNHVDSLQQSQESSSSALTEETTALLPRLDSPALEMPRSDSINSQLPEDGVSMTAADELSSSVSTDTGFGSSAPPLPPELCDLTDSQDPHDDLDPAHPPPPAIDTPPGSLCEERDSLTALPMLLPPILDSPCGSVCEEDVTLALKELDERCEEEEADFSDMSSSYLHVEKQNLWGVSQQPECYWHQYLSQDEGDQDGFPEIQASPPPSPFLSAILAAFQPVAYDDEEDAWRCHVNQMLSDTDGSSAVYTFHVFSRLFKSMQRKFGFITHSSVRFLGERLQRMGNQFLSSLEVMTSHSQCPTVLLDAETLVSCGLLETLKFSVLELQEHLDTYNGKREAAEEWLENCRKTFGDKDCNQGPNTQAQQMEKLAELELCRRLYKLHFQLLLLFQAYCKLISHVDTIKREAEVTNMSEELAILESCLKQAESGVDGQEDVGVSDASQTSTETAIQSLIETLRARDFSSALTQVKTFRSLWPNDIFGNESDNAVQTLLHIYFRHQTLGQTGCLAVVGPSRDLSQASGRLMELNLQIREALSQTQACQTPQTTVVSTGL, encoded by the exons GTACCCTGGCCCCAACACTGGCAATGTGCACATCATAGCAGACCTGTATGCTGAGGTCATCGGAGTGCTCACACAGTCAAA GTTCCAGGCGGTGCGTAAGAAGTTCATCACGGAGCTGAAGGAGCTGAGGCAGAAGGAGCAGAGCCCCTACGTGGTCCAGAGCATCATCAGCCTCATCATGGGCATGAAGTTCTTCAGGGTCAAGATGTACCCCGTGGAGGACTTTGAGGCCTCCTTCCAGTTCATGCAG GAGTGTGCCCAGTATTTCCTGGAGGTGAAGGATAAGGACATAAAGCATGCGTTGGCTGGCCTCTTTGTTGAGATCCTCATCCCTGTTGCTGCT GCGGTGAAGAATGAAGTCAACGTGCCGTGCCTCAAGAACTTTGTGGAGATACTCTACCAGACAACCTTTGACCTTAGCTCCAGAAAGAAGCACTCTTTG gctCTATATCCTCTGGTGACGTGCCTGCTGTGTGTCAGTCAGAAGCAGTTCTTCCTCAATAACTGGCACATCTTCCTCACAAACTGCCTCTCGCACCTGAAG ATGCCGTCTAACAACAGCATCCGAAAGCAGATTGAGACACTGCAG AACAAAGATCCCAAAATGTCCCGTGTGGCGCTGGAGTCGCTCTACAGACTGCTGTGGGTCTACATCATCAGGATCAAGTGTGAGAGCAACACCGTCACACAGAG CCGGCTGCTCAGCATTGTTTCAGCACTTTTCCCCAAAGGCTCCCGTAGCGTGGTGCCAAGGGACACGCCCCTCAACATCTTCGTCAAGATCATCCAGTTCATAGCTCAG GAAAGGCTTGACTTTGCTATGAAGGAGATCATTTATGACCTCCTGTGTGTGGGGAAATCTCACAAGACCTTCACCATCAATCCAGAG agGATGAATATTGGCCTGAGGGCCTTCCTGGTGATAGCTGACAGTCTGCAGCAGAAGGACGGGGAGCCGCCCATGCCCACCACAGGGGTCATCATGCCCTCAGGAAACACCCTGCGGGTCAAAAAGATCTTCCTCGCCACCACCCTCACTGACGAGGAGGCCAAGGTCATCG GCATGTCGCTGTACTACCCAGCGGTGAGAAAGGCCCTGGACAACATCCTGCGTCATCTGGACAAGGAGGTGGGGCGCTCCATGAGCATGACCAACGTCCAGATGTCCAATAAGGAGCCTGAGGATATGATCAC GGGGGAAAGGAAGCCAAAGATCGATCTGTTCCGTACGTGTGTGGCGGCCATCCCCAGACTGATCCCAGACGGCATGAGCAGACAGGACCTCATCGAGCTGCTGGCCAA gctGACCATCCACATGGATGAGGAGCTGCGTGGCCTGGCCTTCACCACCCTGCAGGCCCTAATGGTGGACTTCCCAGAGTGGAGGGAGGACGTGCTCTCTGGCTTCGTCTACTTCATTGTGCGCGAGGTCACCGATGTCCACCCCACGCTGCTGGACAACGCCGTCAAGATGCTTCTGCAACTCATCAGCCAGTGGAGGCAGGCCGTCCAGACCAGCAACAAGACCCACGAGGCACAG GGCCCTGGCAGCAAGCCGTCTCTCCCCTTTGAGCGCTCTCCTCTGTGGGGGGTGTTGCACGTGGTGGAGGGCCTGGCGCTGGTGGTGCTGTGCAGCTGTCGCCCCGCCACCCGCAGGCTGGCTGTTAATGTCCTCAAAGAGGTCAGAGCCCTGCACACTGCTCTGGGCATCACCAAG GGAGACGAGGAGTTGGCCATAGATGTGATGGACAGACTAAGTGCATCTGTGCTGGAGAGCTTCATCCATCTCACAGGAGCTGACCAG ACCAACCTGCTATACTGCCCCAGTGGTATCGACTTGCAGACGCTGGCAGAATGGAGCTCGTCTCCCATCAGCCACCAGTTTGACGTGGTCAGCCCGTCGCACATCTGGGTGTTTGCCCACGTGACGCAGGGCCAGGACCCCTGGGTCATCAGCCTGTCCAGCTACCTGCGTCAGGAGCACCTCCCCAAGCACTGCCCCACCGCACTCAACTATGCCTGGATGTTCGCCTATACTCGCCTGCAGCTGCTCTCTCCACAAGTGGATATCAA CAGCCCTATAAATGCTAAGAAGCTGAACAGCCTGAGCAGCAGTAGTGACTCGTACGTGGGGCTGTGGAGGAACTACCTGATCCTCTGTTGTAGCTCCGCCACTTCCTCCcctaactcctcctcctccacctctggcTCCGTCCGCTGCTCCCCGCCTGAGACGCTGGCGTCCACGCCGGACAGCGGCTACAGCTATGACTCTAAG ATTATTGGCACTCCGTCCCCCTCATCCCTGTTCAAACACGTTGTCCCGATGATGCGCTCTGAGAGCATGGACATCACAGAGTCACTCGTCCTGGGGCTTGGCAGGACCAACCCCGTGGCCTTCAG AGAGTTGATAGAGGAACTGAACCCCATCATTAAGGAGGCTCTGGAGAGGAGACCCGAG AACATGAAGCGTCGCAGGCGTCGTGACATCCTGAGGGTCCAGCTGGTCCGGATCTTTGAGCTGCTGGCCGATGCTGGTGTCATCAGTCAGAC GGCGAGTGGCGGTCTGGACGGGGAGAGTCACTCTCTGAACTCGACACTGTTGGAATATGTGGATCTGACGAGACAGCTGCTGGAGGCTGAGAATGACAAAGACTCCGACACACTGAAGGACATCCGCTGCCACTTCAGCGCTCTGGTGGCCAACATCATTCAGAACGTCCCAg TGCACCAGAGGAGGACCATCTTCCCCCAGCAGTCTCTGAGACACAGTCTGTTCATGTTGTTCAGCCACTGGGCCGGGCCCTTCAGCATCATGTTCACCCCACTAGACCGCTACAGCGACCGCAACATGCAGATCAACCGACACCAGTACTGTGCACTCAAG GCCATGTCTGCAGTGTTGTGCTGTGGTCCAGTGGCTGATAACGTAGGCCTCTCCTCTGATGGTTATCTCTACAAGTGGCTGGACAACATCCTGGACTCTCAGGACAGAAAG GTGCACCAGTTGGGCTGTGAGGCAGTGATGCTGCTGTTGGAGCTGAACCCAGACCAGAGTAACCTGATGTTCTGGGCTGTGGACCGCTGCTACACTGGCTCACGCCGCGTGGCTGCCGGCTGCTTCAGGGCCATCGCCAACGTCTTTCACAACAG GGATTACCAGTTTGACACTGTGGTGCTGCTGAATCTGATCCTGTTCAAGGCGGCTGATTCATCCAGAGATATCTATGAGGTGGCCATGCAGCTGCTGCAG ATCTTGGAGCCCAAGCTCTTCCGTTACGCTCATAAACTGGAGATCCAGAGAACAGATGGGATCctgacccctccctcccccctgccACACCTCTACTCTGTCTCCTACTACCATCTGTCTGAGGAGCTGGCCAGGACATACCCAGAGCTCACCATGCCCATCTTCTCAG AGGTGAGCCAGCGTATCCAGACAGCACACCCTGGTGGTCGCCAGGTGATGCTGCACTACCTCCTGCCCTGGATGAACAACGTGGAGCTGGTGGAATTCAAGCCGTCGCCACGGAGACAGGAGACCCCCGTCTGTGAGGATGAGGAGGACGCCCACGAGCGTGACATGATGATGGTCAACAGCCGGCGCTGGCTCAGAGGGGAGGGCTGGGGCTCCCCGCATGCCACCACCATGGTGCTCAACAACCTCATGTTCATGACCGCCAAG TATGGGGATGAGTTTGCGTGGTCAGAGATAGAGAACGTGTGGACCACCCTGGCAGACAGCTGGCCAAAGAACCTGAAGATTATCCTCCACTTCCTCATCAGCATGTCAGGGGTCAACAGTGAGCCCAGCCTCCTGCCCTAT GTGAAGCGTGTGGTGGTGTACCTGGGCAGGGAtaagactatgcagctgctggaGGAGCTGATGTGTGAGCTGGACCTGACAGACCCAGTGAGCTCTGCTGTCACTCACATGGACAACCCTCCTTACTACCGCATCACCTCCAGCTACAAGATCCCCTCCGTCACCTCAGCAG GAACCACCTCCAGCAGTAACACCATGGTGCCAGGAACCGACGGTCACCATGACAGCAGCAAGAATAAAGACCCCAACATGGATGACAG TTACACCCATCTGGACATCTACAGTGGTCTGAACAGTAACCTGAACCGTCAGCACCACCGCCTGGAGTCTCGCTACAGCAGCAGCTCTGGAGGATCCTATGAGGAGGAGAAGG GTGACTCCATGCCGCTGTATGCGAACTGGCGTCTGAAGGTGATGGACCACAACCGTCCCGAgcccctccctttccctcccacAGGGGGCTGCTGGTCCCCTCTGGTGGACTACCTGCCAGAGACCAACACCCCTGGAGTACCCCTCCACAG GTGTAACATCGCTGTCATCCTACTGACTGACCTCATAGTGGACCATGGGGTCAAAGTGGAGTGGAGCGCCTACCTTCACCTCCTGCTGCACTCCATCTTCATAG GGTTGGACCACCAGCACCCTGAGGTCTACGAGCACTGCAAACGCCTACTGCTTCACCTGCTGGTCGTCCAGGGAACCAACAGCAGCGTCCAATCCCTGGCCTCCGTTCTATTGCGCAACCGAGAGTACAACGACCCCAAGGTGCTGACGGTGAAGCCACCGCCCCACGAGTTCAACCTCACAG GATTGTGTGACTTTGTGCCAGACTACCAGCCGTCTCCCATGACAGACTCAGGCCTGAGCTCCATCTCCACGTCGTCCAGCATCAGCCTTGGTGCAGGAGGAGTCCCCCTGCCCCACCTCACCCCCACCCTGATCAACGAGGTGGACGTCACCACAGAGCAGTACGAGAAGGTCAAAGCCCTCATCGAGTTTGTCACCGCCAG GAAGCGGGGGCCCCTGTGGAACCATGAGGATGTGTCACCCAAGAACCCCAACATAAAGAGTGCTGACCAGCTGAGCGTGTTCCTCAGACATGTCGTGACCGTCTTCAAACAGTCCCAGTCAG GTTTCCAGCTGGAGCAGTTGCTGAGTGAGGTCGCCCTGCAGACTGCTCTGTCCTGCTCGTCTCGTCACTATGCAGGGCGCTCCTTCCAGATCTTCAGGGCTCTCAAACAACCCCTCACAGCCGCCACACTTTCTGATGTCCTCTCACGCCTCGTAGAGACAGTGGGCGACCCTGGAGAGGAGGCACAG GGTTTTGTTATCGAGCTGCTGCTGACTCTTGAGTCAGGGATCGACACGCTCGCTGACACTGTCAAGAACTATGACCTCCTCACTGCCTTGGCACA GGCCTCTGCCCATGAGCACCTGCTGGGGGCCAAGTTTGCAGCCAATAGGAAGAGCACGGGCCAGCTGAACCTGAGTAGCGGTGGTCTGTTCCACCACGGCCACTACCCCCACAGCCACACCCGTAGCAACTCCCTCCGCGCCAGTCTCATGGGTGAACGTAAGGGAGACCGTCGCCGCAGTAACACCCTAGACATCGCTGACCGGCTGGCCGGTAGCCACGGCAACCTAGCCCGAACGCAGAGCTTGTCGTCGTTGCGGGAGGGTGGCGGAGGGGGTCCTGGGGAGGAGGCCATCCCTCCTGTGGACCCATCCAACCTGATGGCCACGGTGTTCTGGATAGCAGCCTCCCTCCTGGAGTCGGACTATGAGTTTGAGTACCTGCTGGCCCTGCGGCTGCTCAACAAGCTACTGGGCCAGCTGCCCCTGGAGAACGCAGACAGCAGGGAGAGGCTGGAGAGGGTGCAGGCCAAGCTGAAATGGTACAGCTTCCCTGGTCTGCTGCAACTCTTCCTCAAGGGCTTCACCTCAGCCTCCACCCAGGAGCTCACCATCCACCTGCTCAGCAAGCTCATCAGCGTCTCCCGCCACACTCTGGTCGACCCCTCCCAGGTGGCAGGTAAGAGAGCAG GTTTTCCTCTGAACATCCTGTGCCTGCTGCCTCACCTCATCCAGCACTTTGACAGCCCCACTCCGTTCTGCAAGGAGACGGCTGATAAGATAGCCAAGGTGTGTGCCGAGGAGAAGTCAGCCACGCTGTCTAACCTGGCCCACATGATGAGCCTGTACAGCACACACAGCTACTCCAGAGACTGCACCAACTGGATCAACGTGGTGTGTCGTTACCTACATGACGCCTTCGCTGAGATCACCTTCAATCTGGTCACATACCTGGCCGAG CTGCTGGAGAAAGGCCTACCCAGCATGCAGCAGTCCCTGCTACAGATCATCTACAGCCTGCTGAGTCACATTGACCTGTCGGCTGCACCTGTCAAACAGTTCAATCTGGAGATCATGAAGATCATCGGCAAATATGTCCAG AGCCCGTACTGGAAGGAGGCCCAGAACATCCTGAAGCTGGTGGTGTCTCGGTCGGCCAGCCTGGTGGTGCCAGACGAGGTGCAGCGCTCCTACAGCACAGAGTCCTCTGGATCCCCAGAGATCGCCTTCACTCGCATCTTCAACAACTCCTCTAAGGAGCTGCCCGGCAAGACGCTGGACTTCCACTTCGACATCTCAGAG ACGCCCATCATAGGGCAAAAGTACGGGGACCAGCGCACAGCTGCAGGGCGGAATGGGAAGCCGCAAGTCATCGCTGTGACCCGGAGCacgtcctccacctcctctggatcCAACTCCAACGGCCTGGTGCCTGTCAGCTGGAAGAGGCCCCAACTCTCTCAG AGGAGAACCAGAGAAAAGCTCATGaacgttctctctctgtgtggtccTGAGTCTGGCGTTCCCAAGAATCCTTCTGTAAGACACCTGGCATGTCAAACT GTGGTGTTCTCATCCAACGAGGACCTGGACTCAGGTGATCAGCAAACCAGTTTGATCCCCAcggtggaggaggtggtgaggGAGGAGGACATGCAGGGAGAGGATGCAGGAAGTGAGCAGCAGTTTGGAGTCTTCAAGGACTTTGATTTCCTGGACGTGGAGCTGGAGGATGCTGAG gagttgcaG GGGGAGAGCATGGACAACTTTAACTGGGGCGTACGTCGGCGCTCCCTGGACAGCATGGACAAGGGGGAGGGAGACGGGGACACGCCATCCCTGCAGGAGTGCCAGTACACCGGGAGCACGCCCAGCCTCAACCTCACCAACCAGGAGGACACGGACGAGTCCTCTGAGGAGGAGGTACTGAGCGCTAGCCAGATTCTCACCCGCTCTGGCCTC ATGAACAGTGACTCGGCTACGGACGATGCCACGTCCAACCACGTGGACTCTCTGCAGCAATCCCAGGAGTCGTCCAGCAGTGCCCTGACAGAGGAGACCACGGCCCTGCTGCCCCGCCTGGACAGCCCTGCACTGGAGATGCCCCGCTCTGACTCAATCAACAGTCAGCTGCCTGAG GACGGGGTGAGCATGACGGCAGCAGATGAGCTGAGCAGCAGCGTGAGCACGGACACGGGGTTTGGCAGCAGCGCCCCCCCTCTGCCCCCTGAGCTGTGTGACCTCACAGACTCCCAGGATCCCCACGACGACCTGGACCCGGCCCACCCTCCCCCTCCGGCCATAGACACCCCGCCGGGGTCCCTCTGTGAGGAGAGGGACTCCCTCACAGCCCTGCCCATGCTGCTGCCCCCCATCCTAGACAGCCCCTGTGGCTCTGTGTGTGAGGAGGACGTGACGCTGGCGCTGAAGGAGCTTGACGAACGCTGTGAGGAGGAAGAGGCCGACTTCTCCGATATGTCCAG TTCATACTTGCATGTGGAGAAGCAGAATCTGTGGGGAGTGAGCCAGCAACCAGAGTGTTACTGGCATCAATATCTCAG TCAAGATGAGGGCGATCAAGATGGTTTCCCCGAGATCCAGGCATCTCCGCCCCCCTCGCCCTTCCTCTCCGCCATCCTGGCCGCTTTCCAGCCCGTTGCCTATGACGACGAGGAGGACGCCTGGCGTTGCCATGTCAACCAGATGTTGTCGGACACGGATGGGTCCTCTGCTGTGTACACCTTCCATGTGTTCTCCCGACTGTTtaag AGCATGCAGAGGAAGTTTGGCTTCATCACCCACTCGTCAGTGCGTTTCCTAGGAGAGAGGCTGCAGCGAATGGGGAACCAGTTCCTCAGCTCCCTAGAGGTCATGACCTCTCACTCCCAGTGCCCCACAGTGCTGCTGGATGCTGAGACG TTGGTGTCATGTGGACTGCTGGAGACTCTGAAGTTTAGTGTGCTGGAGTTGCAGGAACACCTGGACACCTACAACGGCAAGAGAGAGGCGGCTGAGGAG TGGCTGGAGAACTGCAGGAAAACGTTTGGCGACAAAGACTGCAACCAAGGACCCAACACTCAGGCCCAG CAAATGGAAAAACTAGCA gagctGGAGCTGTGTCGCAGGCTCTATAAGCTGCACTTCCAGCTGCTGCTACTCTTCCAGGCCTACTGTAAACTCATCAGTCATGTGGACACCatcaagagagaggcagag gTGACCAACATGTCAGAGGAGCTGGCCATTCTTGAGAGCTGTTTGAAGCAGGCGGAGTCAGGGGTTGATGGACAGGAGGATGTGGGCGTGTCGGATGCCTCCCAGACCAGTACGGAGACGGCCATCCAATCACTTATTGAGACCCTGAGGGCCAGAGACTTCAGCTCTGCCCTCACACAGGTCAAAACCTTCAG GTCTCTGTGGCCTAACGACATCTTTGGGAACGAGTCAGACAACGCGGTCCAGACTCTCCTGCACATCTACTTCCGTCACCAGACGCTGGGCCAGACAGGCTGCCTGGCCGTGGTGGGGCCCAGCAGGGACCTGTCCCAGGCCAGCGGCCGCCTCATGGAGCTCAACCTGCAGATCAGAGAGGCTCTGAGCCAGACCCAGGCCTGCCAGACCCCCCAGACCACAGTGGTCAGCACTGGACTGTGA